Proteins from one Streptococcus mitis B6 genomic window:
- the prfB gene encoding peptide chain release factor 2 (programmed frameshift), whose amino-acid sequence MDISEIRQKIDANREKLASFRGSLDLEGLEEEIAILENKMTEPDFWNDNIAAQKTSQELNELKNTYNTFHKMEELQDEVEILLDFLAEDESVHEELVTQLSELDKMMTSYEMTLLLSEPYDHNNAILEIHPGSGGTEAQDWGDMLLRMYTRYGNAKGFKVEVLDYQAGDEAGIKSVTLSFEGPNAYGLLKSEMGVHRLVRISPFDSAKRRHTSFTSVEVMPELDDTIEVEIREDDIKMDTFRSGGAGGQNVNKVSTGVRLTHIPTGTVVQSTVDRTQYGNRDRAMKMLQAKLYQMEQEKKAAEVDSLKGEKKEITWGSQIRSYVFTPYTMVKDHRTSFEVAQVDKVMDGDLDGFIDAYLKWRIS is encoded by the exons ATGGACATTTCAGAAATTCGTCAAAAAATTGACGCAAATCGTGAAAAATTAGCTTCTTTCAGGGGGTCTCTT GACCTCGAAGGTTTAGAGGAAGAGATTGCCATCTTGGAAAACAAGATGACAGAACCTGATTTTTGGAACGATAATATCGCGGCCCAAAAAACGTCGCAAGAATTAAATGAATTAAAAAACACCTATAACACCTTCCACAAAATGGAAGAGTTGCAGGATGAAGTTGAAATTTTATTGGACTTTTTAGCTGAAGATGAGTCGGTACATGAAGAATTGGTAACGCAGTTATCCGAACTTGATAAGATGATGACCAGTTACGAGATGACCTTGCTCTTGTCAGAACCTTATGACCATAATAATGCGATTTTGGAAATCCATCCAGGATCCGGTGGTACTGAGGCTCAGGACTGGGGTGATATGTTGCTTCGTATGTACACTCGCTATGGAAATGCTAAAGGCTTTAAAGTGGAAGTATTGGATTACCAAGCAGGAGATGAAGCTGGTATCAAGTCAGTAACCTTATCATTTGAAGGACCTAATGCCTATGGTCTCCTCAAGTCAGAAATGGGTGTGCACCGTTTGGTGCGAATCTCGCCATTTGACTCTGCTAAACGTCGCCATACCTCTTTCACATCTGTAGAAGTAATGCCAGAATTGGATGATACCATTGAAGTGGAAATCCGTGAAGATGATATCAAGATGGACACCTTCCGTTCAGGTGGTGCTGGTGGACAAAACGTCAATAAAGTTTCAACAGGAGTGCGTTTGACACACATTCCTACTGGGACTGTTGTCCAGTCAACGGTCGATCGTACCCAGTATGGAAATAGAGATCGAGCTATGAAGATGTTACAGGCTAAGCTCTATCAAATGGAGCAAGAAAAGAAAGCTGCGGAAGTAGATTCCCTCAAAGGTGAGAAAAAGGAAATCACATGGGGAAGCCAAATCCGTTCTTATGTCTTCACACCTTATACTATGGTAAAAGATCATCGAACTAGCTTTGAAGTTGCGCAGGTAGATAAGGTTATGGATGGGGACCTAGATGGTTTTATCGATGCCTACCTCAAGTGGCGAATCAGCTAA
- a CDS encoding IS30-like element ISSmi1 family transposase, producing the protein MTKKQKHLTLEDRIDIQTGISQQETFRSIAEKMGKDPSTISKEIKRNRIMHPTSVKSDCTDCPLLKKAPYVCNNCPKKRTDCGFNRYLYYAKKAQEQYETMLRESRQGIPLNKESFYQMDKVLTQGIQKKQSIYHIIQTHNLPVSKATVYRHAKLGYLTAKPIDFPRMVTFKERRKSRKVAIPKELKIGRTYQDFQELRETDDFFKWLEMDTVIGRPGGKLLLTFNVSFCNFLFALLLNNKTALEVATKFAALKERVMDGGCAFHQLFPVILTDNGSEFAYVEELERDIDGKSHLYFCDPSRPDQKGRIEKNHTVLRAILPKGTSFDQLTQKDVNLVISHVNSLKREEFQGKSAYDVFTFTFGEDIAALLGCQFVKPEDTHLSPDLLK; encoded by the coding sequence ATGACGAAAAAACAAAAACATCTCACTCTAGAAGACCGTATTGACATCCAAACTGGAATCAGCCAACAGGAGACTTTCCGTTCCATCGCTGAGAAGATGGGGAAAGACCCGTCAACGATTTCAAAGGAAATCAAGCGCAATCGCATCATGCATCCAACATCCGTCAAATCTGATTGCACGGATTGCCCTCTTCTCAAAAAAGCTCCTTATGTCTGTAACAACTGTCCAAAAAAGAGGACGGATTGTGGGTTTAACCGCTATCTTTACTACGCGAAAAAGGCACAGGAGCAGTACGAGACTATGTTGAGGGAATCCAGACAGGGAATTCCCCTAAACAAGGAAAGTTTTTATCAGATGGACAAGGTCTTAACCCAAGGCATCCAGAAGAAACAAAGCATCTACCATATCATTCAGACACATAACCTACCTGTGTCGAAAGCTACGGTGTATCGGCATGCCAAGCTGGGCTATCTGACAGCCAAGCCCATTGATTTCCCTCGGATGGTCACGTTCAAGGAACGCAGAAAATCCAGAAAAGTAGCTATTCCTAAAGAGCTGAAAATTGGGCGGACCTATCAAGATTTCCAAGAGTTACGAGAAACAGATGATTTCTTCAAATGGTTGGAAATGGACACGGTCATCGGCAGACCTGGTGGAAAGCTACTGCTCACCTTCAACGTTTCCTTCTGCAACTTCCTCTTCGCCCTGCTTTTGAACAACAAGACCGCTCTGGAGGTCGCCACTAAATTCGCAGCTTTGAAAGAAAGAGTCATGGACGGAGGGTGTGCGTTCCATCAGCTGTTCCCTGTCATTCTCACAGACAACGGATCTGAGTTCGCCTATGTGGAGGAGCTTGAGCGAGACATTGATGGGAAGTCTCACCTCTACTTCTGCGACCCTAGCCGTCCTGACCAGAAGGGGCGGATTGAGAAGAACCATACGGTTTTGCGAGCCATTCTTCCCAAGGGCACTTCCTTTGACCAGCTGACTCAGAAAGACGTCAATCTAGTCATTTCCCATGTCAATTCCTTGAAACGAGAAGAGTTTCAAGGAAAATCTGCTTACGACGTCTTCACCTTCACCTTTGGCGAGGACATCGCTGCTCTTCTGGGTTGCCAATTTGTCAAACCAGAAGACACACACTTATCACCTGATTTATTGAAATAA
- a CDS encoding CBS domain-containing protein, with translation MAVKDFMTRKVVYISPDTTVSHAADLMREQGLHRLPVIENDQLVGLVTEGTIAQASPSKATSLSIYEMNYLLNKTKVKDVMIRDVVTVSGYASLEDATYLMLKNKIGILPVVDNHQVYGVITDRDVFQAFLEIAGYGEEGIRVRFVTENEVGVLGKIVSLIVEENLNISHTVNIPRKDGKVIIEVQIEGSIDLPALKEKFESENIQVEEITRTSAKVL, from the coding sequence ATGGCAGTTAAAGATTTTATGACCCGCAAGGTAGTGTATATTAGTCCAGATACAACAGTATCTCACGCAGCAGATTTGATGAGAGAGCAAGGGTTACACCGCTTGCCTGTTATCGAAAATGATCAATTGGTTGGTTTGGTAACTGAAGGAACCATTGCCCAAGCTAGTCCATCAAAAGCAACCAGTCTTTCTATCTATGAGATGAATTATCTTCTAAATAAGACAAAAGTAAAAGATGTGATGATTCGCGATGTTGTTACTGTTTCAGGCTATGCGAGTCTAGAGGATGCAACTTATCTGATGTTAAAAAATAAGATTGGTATTCTTCCTGTAGTAGATAACCATCAAGTTTATGGGGTTATTACGGACCGTGACGTTTTCCAAGCCTTTCTTGAAATTGCTGGTTATGGAGAAGAGGGAATTCGTGTACGCTTTGTTACGGAAAATGAAGTCGGTGTTCTTGGTAAGATTGTTTCTCTAATCGTTGAAGAAAATTTGAATATTTCCCATACAGTTAATATTCCGCGTAAAGATGGTAAGGTGATTATCGAAGTTCAAATCGAAGGATCAATTGATTTACCAGCCTTGAAAGAAAAATTTGAGTCAGAGAATATTCAAGTAGAAGAGATTACTCGTACTTCAGCAAAAGTTTTGTAA
- a CDS encoding ABC transporter ATP-binding protein: MSMLKVENLSVHYGMIQAVRDVSFEVNEGEVVSLIGANGAGKTTILRTLSGLVKPSSGKIEFLGQEIQKMPAQKIVAGGLSQVPEGRHVFPGLTVMENLEMGAFLKKNREENQANLKKVFSRFPRLEERKNQDAATLSGGEQQMLAMGRALMSTPKLLLLDEPSMGLAPIFIQEIFDIIQDIQKQGTTVLLIEQNANKALAISDRGYVLETGKIVLSGTGKELASSEEVRKAYLGG; encoded by the coding sequence ATGTCGATGTTAAAAGTTGAAAATCTTTCTGTGCATTACGGTATGATCCAAGCAGTCCGTGATGTAAGCTTTGAAGTGAATGAAGGAGAGGTAGTTTCCCTTATCGGTGCTAATGGTGCTGGTAAGACAACCATTCTCCGTACCTTGTCTGGTTTGGTTAAACCGAGTTCAGGAAAGATTGAATTTTTAGGTCAAGAAATCCAAAAAATGCCGGCTCAGAAAATCGTAGCAGGTGGTCTTTCACAAGTTCCAGAAGGACGCCACGTCTTTCCTGGCTTGACTGTTATGGAAAATCTTGAAATGGGAGCTTTCTTAAAGAAAAATCGTGAAGAAAATCAAGCTAACTTGAAGAAGGTTTTCTCACGCTTTCCTCGTCTTGAAGAACGGAAGAACCAGGACGCAGCTACTCTTTCAGGAGGAGAACAACAAATGCTTGCCATGGGACGCGCTCTTATGTCAACACCAAAACTTCTTCTTTTAGATGAACCATCAATGGGACTTGCCCCAATCTTTATTCAAGAGATTTTTGATATCATTCAAGATATCCAGAAGCAAGGGACAACTGTCCTCTTGATTGAACAAAATGCCAATAAGGCACTCGCAATCTCTGACCGAGGATATGTATTGGAAACAGGAAAAATCGTTCTATCAGGAACAGGAAAAGAACTCGCATCATCAGAAGAAGTCAGAAAAGCATACCTAGGTGGCTAA
- a CDS encoding ABC transporter ATP-binding protein, with protein MALLEVKQLTKHFGGLTAVGDVTLELNEGELVGLIGPNGAGKTTLFNLLTGVYEPSEGTVTLDGHLLNGKSPYKIASLGLGRTFQNIRLFKDLTVLDNVLIAFGNHHKQHVFASFLRLPAFYKSEKELKAKALELLKIFDLDGDAETLAKNLAYGQQRRLEIVRALATEPKILFLDEPAAGMNPQETAELTELIRRIKDEFKITIMLIEHDMNLVMDVTERIYVLEYGRLIAQGTPDEIKTNKRVIEAYLGGEA; from the coding sequence ATGGCATTACTTGAAGTAAAACAGTTAACCAAACATTTTGGCGGTCTAACAGCTGTTGGAGATGTGACTCTTGAATTGAACGAAGGAGAACTGGTTGGACTAATCGGTCCAAATGGAGCTGGGAAAACGACCCTTTTCAACCTCTTGACGGGTGTTTATGAGCCAAGTGAGGGAACAGTAACCTTAGATGGTCACCTTTTGAATGGAAAGTCACCTTATAAGATTGCTTCTTTGGGACTTGGACGTACATTCCAAAATATCCGTCTCTTTAAAGATTTAACGGTTTTGGATAATGTTTTGATTGCTTTTGGCAACCATCACAAACAACATGTTTTTGCTAGTTTCTTACGCTTACCAGCTTTTTACAAGAGTGAAAAAGAATTAAAGGCTAAAGCCTTGGAATTGCTTAAAATCTTTGATTTAGATGGTGATGCAGAAACGCTTGCTAAAAACCTCGCCTATGGACAACAACGTCGTTTGGAAATTGTTCGTGCCCTTGCTACGGAACCTAAGATTCTCTTTTTAGATGAACCAGCAGCAGGTATGAACCCACAGGAAACAGCGGAATTGACTGAGTTAATTCGTCGTATCAAAGATGAATTTAAGATTACGATCATGCTGATTGAACACGATATGAATCTGGTCATGGATGTTACAGAACGTATCTACGTACTTGAATATGGTCGTTTGATTGCTCAAGGAACTCCGGACGAAATTAAGACCAATAAACGTGTTATCGAAGCTTATCTAGGAGGTGAAGCCTAA
- a CDS encoding branched-chain amino acid ABC transporter permease, with translation MKENLKVNILWLLLLLAGYGLISVLVSVGVLNLFYVQVLQQIGINIILAVGLNLIVGFSGQFSLGHAGFMAIGAYAAAIIGSKSPTYGAFFGAMLIGVLLSGAVALLVGIPTLRLKGDYLAVATLGVSEIIRIFIINGGSLTNGAAGILGIPNFTTWQMVYFFVVITTIATLNFLRSPIGRSTLSVREDEIAAESVGVNTTKIKIIAFVFGAITASIAGSLQAGFIGSVVPKDYTFINSINVLIIVVFGGLGSITGAIVSAIVLGILNMLLQDVASVRMIIYALALVLVMIFRPGGLLGTWELSLSRFFKKSKKEEQN, from the coding sequence ATGAAGGAAAATTTAAAAGTTAATATTCTATGGTTACTCCTTTTGTTAGCTGGCTATGGCTTGATTAGTGTATTGGTTTCAGTCGGAGTACTCAATCTATTCTATGTACAGGTTTTACAACAAATTGGAATTAATATTATTCTAGCTGTGGGTCTTAACCTAATCGTCGGTTTTTCAGGACAATTTTCACTTGGGCATGCTGGTTTCATGGCGATTGGTGCTTATGCCGCTGCTATTATTGGTTCTAAATCACCAACCTACGGTGCCTTCTTTGGAGCCATGCTTATAGGTGTTTTGCTTTCAGGAGCAGTTGCCTTACTTGTCGGAATTCCAACCCTGCGCTTGAAGGGGGACTATCTTGCGGTAGCAACTCTCGGTGTTTCTGAAATTATCCGTATCTTTATCATCAATGGTGGAAGCCTTACAAATGGTGCGGCAGGTATCTTGGGAATTCCTAACTTTACAACTTGGCAAATGGTATACTTCTTTGTCGTGATTACAACCATTGCAACCTTGAACTTCTTGCGTAGTCCAATTGGTCGTTCAACCCTCTCTGTTCGTGAAGATGAAATCGCTGCTGAGTCAGTTGGGGTTAATACGACAAAAATTAAAATCATCGCCTTTGTCTTTGGTGCTATTACTGCAAGTATTGCAGGGTCTCTTCAGGCAGGATTTATCGGTTCAGTTGTACCGAAAGATTACACCTTTATCAACTCAATCAACGTTTTGATCATTGTTGTCTTTGGTGGCCTTGGTTCCATTACAGGTGCCATTGTTTCAGCTATTGTTCTTGGAATTTTGAATATGCTTCTCCAAGATGTTGCTAGCGTGCGTATGATTATCTACGCTTTGGCCTTGGTATTGGTAATGATTTTCAGACCAGGTGGACTCCTTGGTACATGGGAATTGAGCCTATCACGTTTCTTTAAAAAATCTAAGAAGGAGGAACAAAACTAA
- a CDS encoding branched-chain amino acid ABC transporter permease — protein MLQQLVNGLILGSVYALLALGYTMVYGIIKLINFAHGDIYMMGAFIGYFLINSFQMNFFVALIVAMLATAILGVVIEFLAYRPLRHSTRIAVLITAIGVSFLLEYGMVYLVGANTRAFPQAIQTVRYDLGPVSLTNVQLMILAISLILMILLQVIVQKTKMGKAMRAVSVDSDAAQLMGINVNRTISFTFALGSALAGAAGVLIALYYNSLEPLMGVTPGLKSFVAAVLGGIGIIPGAALGGFVIGLLETFATAFGMSDFRDAIVYGILLLILIVRPAGILGKNVKEKV, from the coding sequence ATGCTCCAACAACTAGTAAATGGTTTGATTCTAGGTAGTGTTTATGCGCTGTTAGCCCTAGGATATACCATGGTTTACGGAATTATCAAGCTCATCAACTTCGCCCACGGTGATATTTATATGATGGGAGCCTTTATCGGTTATTTCTTGATTAATTCTTTCCAAATGAATTTCTTTGTAGCGCTTATTGTAGCGATGCTAGCGACAGCTATTCTTGGTGTCGTGATTGAGTTCCTTGCTTACCGACCTTTGCGTCACTCTACTCGTATTGCTGTTTTGATTACAGCTATTGGGGTTTCTTTCCTATTGGAGTATGGCATGGTCTATCTGGTTGGGGCCAATACTCGTGCCTTCCCTCAAGCGATTCAAACAGTTCGCTATGATTTGGGACCAGTTAGCCTAACAAACGTGCAGTTAATGATCTTGGCCATTTCCTTGATTTTGATGATTTTGTTACAAGTCATTGTCCAAAAGACCAAGATGGGGAAAGCCATGCGTGCAGTATCCGTAGATAGTGATGCAGCGCAATTGATGGGGATTAATGTGAACCGTACTATCAGCTTTACCTTTGCTTTAGGTTCAGCTCTTGCTGGTGCAGCTGGTGTTCTGATTGCCCTCTATTATAACTCTCTTGAGCCTTTGATGGGGGTTACTCCAGGTCTTAAGTCTTTCGTTGCCGCGGTACTTGGTGGTATCGGAATCATTCCTGGTGCAGCTCTTGGTGGCTTTGTGATTGGTCTATTGGAAACCTTTGCAACAGCCTTTGGGATGTCAGACTTCCGTGATGCAATTGTTTATGGAATCTTGTTGTTGATCTTGATTGTCCGCCCAGCTGGTATCCTTGGTAAAAATGTGAAAGAGAAGGTGTAA
- a CDS encoding ABC transporter substrate-binding protein, with translation MKKKFALSFVALASVALLAACGEVKSGAVNTAGNSVEEKTIKIGFNFEESGSLAAYGTAEQKGAQLAVDEINAAGGIDGKQIEVVDKDNKSETAEAASVTTNLVTQSKVSAVVGPATSGATAAAVANATKAGVPLISPSATQDGLTKGQDYLFIGTFQDSFQGKIISNYVSEKLNAKKVVLYTDNASDYAKGIAKSFRESYKGEIVADETFVAGDTDFQAALTKMKEKDFDAIIVPGYYTEAGKIVNQARGMGIDKPIVGGDGFNGEEFVQQATPEKASNIYFISGFSTTVEVSAKAKAFLDAYRAKYNEEPSTFAALAYDSVHLVANAAKGAKNSGEIKDNLAKTKAFEGVTGQTSFDADHNTVKTAYMMTMNNGKVEAAEVVKP, from the coding sequence ATGAAGAAAAAATTTGCCCTATCGTTTGTGGCGCTTGCAAGTGTAGCACTTCTTGCAGCCTGTGGAGAAGTGAAGTCTGGAGCAGTCAACACTGCTGGTAACTCAGTAGAGGAAAAGACAATTAAAATCGGGTTTAACTTTGAAGAATCAGGTTCTTTAGCTGCATACGGAACAGCTGAACAAAAAGGTGCCCAATTGGCTGTTGATGAAATCAATGCCGCAGGTGGTATCGATGGAAAACAAATCGAAGTAGTCGATAAAGATAATAAGTCTGAAACAGCTGAGGCTGCTTCAGTTACAACTAACCTTGTAACCCAATCTAAAGTATCAGCAGTCGTAGGACCTGCGACATCTGGTGCGACTGCAGCTGCGGTAGCGAACGCTACAAAAGCAGGTGTTCCATTGATCTCACCAAGTGCGACTCAAGATGGATTGACTAAAGGTCAAGATTACCTCTTTATTGGAACTTTCCAAGATAGCTTCCAAGGAAAAATTATCTCAAACTATGTTTCTGAAAAATTAAACGCTAAGAAAGTTGTTCTTTACACTGACAATGCCAGTGACTATGCTAAAGGGATTGCCAAATCTTTCCGCGAGTCATACAAGGGTGAAATCGTTGCAGATGAAACTTTCGTAGCAGGTGACACAGACTTCCAAGCAGCCCTTACAAAAATGAAAGAGAAAGACTTTGATGCTATTATTGTCCCTGGTTACTACACTGAAGCTGGTAAAATTGTAAACCAAGCACGCGGTATGGGAATTGACAAACCAATCGTTGGTGGTGATGGATTCAACGGTGAAGAGTTTGTACAACAAGCAACTCCTGAAAAAGCATCAAACATCTACTTTATCTCAGGCTTCTCAACTACTGTAGAAGTTTCAGCTAAAGCAAAAGCCTTTCTTGATGCATACCGTGCTAAGTACAATGAAGAGCCTTCAACATTTGCAGCCTTGGCTTATGACTCAGTTCACCTTGTAGCAAATGCAGCAAAAGGTGCTAAAAATTCTGGTGAAATCAAGGATAATCTTGCTAAAACAAAAGCTTTTGAAGGTGTAACTGGTCAAACAAGCTTCGATGCAGACCACAACACAGTTAAAACTGCCTATATGATGACCATGAACAATGGTAAGGTTGAAGCAGCAGAAGTTGTAAAACCATAG
- a CDS encoding YlbG family protein codes for MFEKVNRSGLIIYLYYNRDAKKLQDYGDITYHSKKHRYLQLYVPTQEVEQLIGRLSKEKFIKKVRVCHIQELETPFVGNLYREENVIIGKI; via the coding sequence ATGTTTGAAAAAGTCAATCGATCTGGCTTGATTATCTATCTTTACTATAATCGTGATGCCAAAAAACTGCAGGATTATGGAGATATTACCTATCATTCCAAGAAACATCGTTACTTACAACTCTATGTTCCAACTCAAGAAGTAGAGCAATTGATTGGGCGCTTGAGCAAGGAAAAATTTATTAAAAAAGTTAGAGTTTGTCATATCCAAGAGTTGGAAACACCCTTTGTGGGCAATCTTTATCGAGAGGAAAACGTTATCATCGGAAAAATTTAA
- the clpP gene encoding ATP-dependent Clp protease proteolytic subunit ClpP: MIPVVIEQTSRGERSYDIYSRLLKDRIIMLTGPVEDNMANSVIAQLLFLDAQDSTKDIYLYVNTPGGSVSAGLAIVDTMNFIKADVQTIVMGMAASMGTVIASSGAKGKRFMLPNAEYMIHQPMGGTGGGTQQTDMAIAAEHLLKTRKTLEKILAENSGQSIEKVHADAERDNWMSAQETLEYGFIDEIMANNSLN; the protein is encoded by the coding sequence ATGATTCCTGTAGTTATTGAACAAACAAGCCGTGGAGAACGTTCTTACGATATATACTCACGTCTTCTCAAAGACCGCATCATTATGCTGACAGGTCCCGTTGAAGACAATATGGCTAACTCTGTTATTGCCCAGTTGCTTTTCTTGGATGCCCAAGATAGTACAAAAGATATTTACCTTTATGTCAATACACCTGGTGGTTCCGTTTCAGCTGGTTTGGCAATCGTTGATACCATGAACTTTATCAAGGCAGATGTCCAAACCATCGTTATGGGAATGGCTGCATCTATGGGTACAGTCATTGCATCAAGTGGAGCAAAAGGCAAACGTTTCATGCTTCCAAATGCAGAGTATATGATCCACCAACCAATGGGTGGTACAGGTGGTGGTACTCAACAAACCGATATGGCGATTGCTGCAGAACATTTGCTTAAAACTCGTAAAACCTTGGAAAAAATCTTGGCTGAAAATTCAGGTCAGTCAATCGAAAAAGTCCACGCAGATGCAGAACGCGATAACTGGATGAGCGCCCAAGAAACACTCGAATATGGCTTTATTGATGAAATCATGGCTAACAATTCATTGAACTAA
- the upp gene encoding uracil phosphoribosyltransferase, protein MGKIEVINHPLIQHKLSILRRTDTSTKAFRELVDEIAMLMGYEVLRDLPLEDVEIETPITKTVQKQLAGKKLAIVPILRAGIGMVDGLLSLVPAAKVGHIGMYRDEETLQPVEYLVKLPEDIDQRQIFVVDPMLATGGSAILAVDSLKKRGASNIKFVCLVSAPEGVKALQEAHPDVEIFTAALDERLNEHGYIVPGLGDAGDRLFGTK, encoded by the coding sequence ATGGGAAAAATTGAAGTTATTAATCACCCGCTGATTCAACACAAATTGTCAATCTTGCGTCGTACAGATACTTCTACAAAAGCTTTTCGTGAGCTAGTAGATGAGATTGCAATGTTGATGGGGTATGAAGTACTTCGTGATCTTCCACTAGAAGATGTGGAAATCGAAACACCAATTACAAAAACAGTTCAAAAACAATTGGCAGGTAAGAAATTGGCCATCGTTCCAATCTTGCGTGCAGGTATCGGGATGGTTGATGGGCTCTTGAGCTTAGTTCCAGCTGCTAAAGTTGGCCACATCGGTATGTACCGTGATGAAGAAACACTTCAACCAGTTGAATACTTGGTGAAATTGCCTGAAGATATTGACCAACGTCAAATTTTTGTAGTAGACCCAATGTTGGCAACAGGTGGTTCAGCAATCTTGGCTGTTGACTCACTTAAAAAACGTGGAGCATCAAATATCAAATTTGTCTGCCTTGTATCTGCTCCAGAAGGTGTAAAAGCCCTTCAAGAAGCTCATCCGGATGTAGAAATCTTTACAGCAGCCTTGGATGAACGCTTGAACGAACACGGTTATATCGTTCCAGGTCTTGGAGATGCTGGTGACCGCTTGTTCGGTACGAAATAA
- a CDS encoding IS30-like element ISSmi1 family transposase, with translation MTKKQKHLTLEDRIDIQTGISQQETFRSIAEKMGKDPSTISKEIKRNRIMHPTSVKSDCTDCPLLKKAPYVCNNCPKKRTDCGFNRYLYYAKKAQEQYETMLRESRQGIPLNKESFYQMDKVLTQGIQKKQSIYHIIQTHNLPVSKATVYRHAKLGYLTAKPIDFPRMVTFKERRKSRKVAIPKELKIGRTYQDFQELRETDDFFKWLEMDTVIGRPGGKLLLTFNVSFCNFLFALLLNNKTALEVATKFAALKERVMDGGCAFHQLFPVILTDNGSEFAYVEELERDIDGKSHLYFCDPSRPDQKGRIEKNHTVLRAILPKGTSFDQLTQKDVNLVISHVNSLKREEFQGKSAYDIFTFTFGEDIAALLGCQFVKPEDTHLSPDLLK, from the coding sequence ATGACGAAAAAACAAAAACATCTCACTCTAGAAGACCGTATTGACATCCAAACTGGAATCAGCCAACAGGAGACTTTCCGTTCCATCGCTGAGAAGATGGGGAAAGACCCGTCAACGATTTCAAAGGAAATCAAGCGCAATCGCATCATGCATCCAACATCCGTCAAATCTGATTGCACGGATTGCCCTCTTCTCAAAAAAGCTCCTTATGTCTGTAACAACTGTCCAAAAAAGAGGACGGATTGTGGGTTTAACCGCTATCTTTACTACGCGAAAAAGGCACAGGAGCAGTACGAGACTATGTTGAGGGAATCCAGACAGGGCATTCCCCTAAACAAGGAAAGTTTTTATCAGATGGACAAGGTCTTAACCCAAGGCATCCAGAAGAAACAAAGCATCTACCATATCATTCAGACACATAACCTACCTGTGTCGAAAGCTACGGTGTATCGGCATGCCAAGCTGGGCTATCTGACAGCCAAGCCCATTGATTTCCCTCGGATGGTCACGTTCAAGGAACGCAGAAAATCCAGAAAAGTAGCTATTCCTAAAGAGCTGAAAATTGGGCGGACCTATCAAGATTTCCAAGAGTTACGAGAAACAGATGATTTCTTCAAATGGTTGGAAATGGACACGGTCATCGGCAGACCTGGTGGAAAGCTACTGCTCACCTTCAACGTTTCCTTCTGCAACTTCCTCTTCGCCCTGCTTTTGAACAACAAGACCGCTCTGGAGGTCGCCACTAAATTCGCAGCTTTGAAAGAAAGAGTCATGGACGGAGGGTGTGCGTTCCATCAGCTGTTCCCTGTCATTCTCACAGACAACGGATCTGAGTTCGCCTATGTGGAGGAGCTTGAGCGAGACATTGATGGGAAGTCTCACCTCTACTTCTGCGACCCTAGCCGTCCTGACCAGAAGGGGCGGATTGAGAAGAACCATACGGTTTTGCGAGCCATTCTTCCCAAGGGCACTTCCTTTGACCAGCTGACTCAGAAAGACGTCAATCTAGTCATTTCCCATGTCAATTCCTTGAAACGAGAAGAGTTTCAAGGAAAATCTGCTTACGACATCTTCACCTTCACCTTTGGCGAGGACATCGCTGCTCTTCTGGGTTGCCAATTTGTCAAACCAGAAGACACACACCTATCACCTGATTTATTGAAATAA